In Papaver somniferum cultivar HN1 chromosome 1, ASM357369v1, whole genome shotgun sequence, a genomic segment contains:
- the LOC113305473 gene encoding uncharacterized protein LOC113305473, with product MDVVHPGAVLQQLDHKPSLIGSSLDSKCSSQWSAVDYISAPRVVRKTAYKSSPSAKSKESINCHGFPKQPCDDVTDVSRYVTLDASVAKVAPEPSHDLVVIDNSAQKIKKKKNKKKGRNSKMSETVSAETRPNECAEDITRPSSRSPKEGGSEKDDITTTDDGCPSDLTGSSVLSEFDGWNCNSDNALFSGRFLNGVKQGEEGPKPIDKKIFTQRDDRCSKDIKENISVGCMSQNKSYRNGANKCNRQFSSYRNSHAVASNRCINMMSQSAAADKSGWDHNIRTEKEIRHSTWHDSRKSFRDAPTRWVKVFSAGHDIADKGVETVNNKQKISGSTHLNESPRGSSQRIHGSLCQFDSGSAQDDCGRNLDWRKFKGTQNHSLKRKIINNRKLNNGGYNSAVPGQSSPFAVHSYNSMKISKSGQVSEGTSPISLEDGKREPARLEINLSAEDITRNCLPQANSQQWVPICTKNSTTMTNSDSFGACNDITITSSSGEEKIKVQVEENKVNGSEEIPTVMPIKNDMAEFHDQFNRTEESHSNGNVRDYVKPVIHATKAPLLSIGSQFRMKALDAAYRLQMASESVQHETGSPLAEFERLVYSAAPVISSAFSPQDCSFCLRNQLSHSSLCKHQIPNIPLSAIWNWYEKPGSYGLEVMAYDHRNKKGVDINSVSFTAHFVPFLSSVQLFGRSRMCQCSHVQHDFELQVEGDGKGCASSLKSSMNKPCPGTVGPSHSKGDESVRAPDVYPACVTDSANLSSTPICSDNMELLFEFFETDGPQLRKPLYDKVMELVKGGTSNHKVCGDPSNLECMNLHDLHPASWYSVAWYPIYRIPEGKFRASFLTYHSLGYLVQRCSIDSEWNEQSSIVSPVLGLESYNTHGECWFCPSKAIENSQANTIYNSSDILKERLKTLEETALLFARGSIYKDHVISTNRQLDYEFFRARKR from the exons ATGGATGTCGTTCACCCAGGAGCAGTGTTGCAGCAACTTGACCACAAACCAAGTTTGATAGGCAGTAGTTTGGATTCAAAATGCTCTTCTCAGTGGTCTGCAGTTGATTACATTTCTGCTCCAAGAGTTGTTAGAAAGACAGCATACAAATCTTCACCAAGTGCCAAATCTAAAGAGAGTATAAATTGTCACGGGTTCCCGAAGCAGCCTTGTGACGATGTTACTGATGTTTCCAGATATGTAACATTGGATGCCTCTGTAGCAAAGGTTGCACCCGAACCAAGTCATGATCTTGTGGTTATAGATAATTCtgctcaaaaaataaaaaaaaagaagaataaaaagaagggaagaaATTCAAAGATGTCAGAAACTGTTTCTGCTGAGACTCGACCCAATGAATGTGCTGAAGACATTACTAGACCATCTTCTCGATCACCTAAAGAAGGGGGTAGCGAAAAGGATGATATAACCACAACAGATGATGGCTGCCCCTCTGATCTTACTGGGAGTAGTGTACTATCCGAGTTTGATGGTTGGAATTGTAACAGTGACAATGCCCTTTTCTCTGGAAGGTTTTTAAATGGAGTCAAGCAAGGGGAGGAGGGGCCGAAGCCTATTGATAAGAAAATCTTTACGCAACGCGATGATCGTTGCAGCAAAGACATCAAAGAGAATATATCTGTCGGGTGCATGTCTCAAAACAAGTCATATAGAAATGGCGCAAACAAATGTAACCGCCAGTTCTCTAGTTATAGAAATAGCCATGCAGTCGCTTCAAATAGATGTATTAATATGATGTCCCAATCTGCTGCAGCAGATAAATCTGGGTGGGACCACAATATCCGAACCGAGAAGGAAATTCGCCATTCCACCTGGCATGACAGCAGGAAAAGTTTCAGGGATGCACCCACCCGCTGGGTGAAGGTCTTTTCTGCTGGGCATGATATTGCTGATAAAGGAGTTGAGACGGTAAATAATAAGCAGAAAATCTCTGGTAGCACGCATTTGAATGAGTCTCCGCGAGGGAGTTCTCAGAGGATCCATGGTAGTCTCTGTCAGTTTGACTCTGGATCAGCGCAAGATGACTGTGGGAGGAACTTGGACTGGAGGAAGTTCAAAGGAACGCAGAATCATTCTTTGAAGCGCAAGATCATCAACAATAGAAAGCTGAATAATGGTGGATATAACTCTGCTGTTCCAGGTCAATCATCGCCCTTTGCCGTCCATTCATATAACTCGATGAAGATTTCAAAGAGTGGACAAGTATCAGAGGGAACTTCACCCATTTCCTTAGAAGATGGTAAGAGAGAACCTGCTCGCTTAGAAATCAACCTATCTGCCGAAGATATCACAAGGAATTGCTTGCCTCAGGCCAATTCGCAGCAGTGGGTTCCAATCTGCACGAAGAACTCAACTACAATGACAAACTCTGATTCCTTTGGTGCTTGTAATGATATAACGATTACTTCAAGTTCAGGGGAGGAGAAAATTAAAGTCCAAGTGGAAGAGAATAAAGTTAATGGCAGTGAAGAAATACCCACTGTGATGCCCATCAAAAATGATATGGCGGAGTTTCATGATCAATTCAATAGAACTGAAGAGAGTCACAGTAACGGAAATGTTAGAGATTATGTCAAACCGGTTATTCATGCAACAAAAGCTCCCTTGTTGAGCATTGGTTCACAATTCAGAATGAAAGCACTAGATGCTGCTTACAGATTACAAATGGCATCTGAAAGTGTTCAACATGAAACTGGAAGTCCCCTTGCGGAGTTTGAGAGACTTGTCTATTCTGCCGCTCCTGTCATTTCCTCTGCATTTTCTCCGCAAGATTGTAGTTTTTGCCTGAGAAATCAGCTCTCTCATAGTTCCCTTTGCAAGCATCAGATTCCTAATATTCCGTTGAGCGCTATTTGGAATTGGTATGAGAAACCAGGTAGTTATGGACTGGAAGTGATGGCATATGATCATAGGAATAAGAAGGGAGTTGATATTAATTCAGTTTCATTCACTGCTCATTTTGTTCCATTTCTTTCATCGGTTCAGTTGTTTGGCCGTTCTCGTATGTGTCAATGTAGCCATGTACAACATGATTTTGAATTGCAAGTAGAAGGAGATGGTAAAGGATGTGCATCATCTTTGAAGAGTTCTATGAATAAACCTTGTCCAGGAACCGTTGGGCCTAGTCATTCTAAAGGGGATGAATCCGTGAGAGCACCAGACGTCTATCCTGCATGTGTAACTGACTCTGCTAATTTATCTTCTACACCTATATGCTCAGATAATATGGAACTCTTATTTGAATTTTTTGAAACTGACGGGCCACAACTGCGAAAGCCACTTTATGATAA AGTAATGGAGCTAGTAAAAGGTGGCACTTCCAATCATAAAGTGTGTGGTGATCCATCCAATCTTGAATGTATGAACTTGCATGATCTCCATCCAGCATCTTG GTATTCAGTGGCTTGGTATCCAATATATAGAATTCCAGAAGGGAAATTCCGTGCATCATTCCTGACATACCATTCATTAGGATATCTAGTTCAAAGATGCTCGATAGACTCTGAATGGAATGAGCAGTCCTCAATCGTTTCTCCTGTGCTGGGATTGGAAAGCTACAACACACAC GGAGAATGCTGGTTCTGTCCTAGTAAGGCTATTGAAAATTCCCAAGCAAATACGATTTACAACAGTTCAGATATTCTGAAAGAGAGATTGAAAACACTGGAGGAAACTGCATTACTGTTTGCTCGAGGTTCCATTTACAAGGATCACGTTATATCCACCAACCGGCAGCTGGATTATGAGTTCTTCAGGGCACGTAAACGGTGA